In the genome of Acidobacteriota bacterium, one region contains:
- a CDS encoding DUF1844 domain-containing protein, whose amino-acid sequence MLVSYLSTTAMFQLGLLPGPGGEYIPADFANASRTVDLLEVLQEKTRGNLTGQESKLLDDVLYELRMTFLEVQKRASKQK is encoded by the coding sequence ATGCTGGTATCGTATCTGAGCACCACGGCCATGTTTCAGCTCGGGTTGCTGCCAGGGCCTGGTGGAGAATACATTCCGGCCGATTTCGCCAATGCCAGCCGAACCGTCGACCTCCTGGAAGTGTTGCAGGAAAAGACACGCGGAAACCTGACAGGCCAGGAATCCAAACTCCTTGATGACGTCCTTTACGAACTGCGAATGACGTTCCTTGAAGTTCAAAAGCGGGCTAGCAAGCAGAAATGA
- a CDS encoding MBL fold metallo-hydrolase — translation MKLTFLGTGTSTGVPTVGCRCAVCTSTAERDKRTRPSLLLEYSGRTIVIDTTPDFRSQALRQKIERVDAIVFTHAHADHVLGLDDVRPYYFRQKEPIPVYADSRCMESLRRIFTYIFDQTYPYGGILKVDPHLIDGPFSLWGTQLVPLPVLHGTLPVLGFRFGSGAYVTDFSMVPDSTLEMLENLDVLILDALRHNPHPTHSTIQNSLALVERLKPSRAYFTHIAHELSHEETNATLPSNVRLAYDGLEVNLD, via the coding sequence ATGAAACTGACGTTCCTGGGTACAGGTACTTCCACAGGAGTTCCCACTGTCGGCTGCCGTTGCGCGGTCTGCACTTCAACGGCTGAGCGCGATAAGCGGACGCGCCCTTCCCTGTTGCTTGAATACTCGGGGCGTACGATCGTGATTGATACCACCCCCGATTTTCGCTCGCAGGCCCTTCGCCAAAAGATAGAGCGAGTAGACGCGATCGTTTTCACTCACGCTCATGCCGACCACGTGCTGGGATTGGATGACGTTCGTCCTTATTACTTCCGGCAGAAAGAGCCCATTCCGGTTTACGCAGACAGCCGCTGCATGGAGAGTTTGCGCCGGATCTTCACCTATATTTTCGACCAGACTTATCCTTATGGCGGGATTCTGAAAGTTGATCCTCATCTGATCGATGGCCCTTTCAGCTTGTGGGGCACACAATTGGTTCCGCTGCCGGTGCTGCATGGGACCCTGCCGGTTCTTGGTTTCCGGTTCGGGAGCGGCGCCTATGTCACGGACTTCAGCATGGTTCCAGATTCAACTTTAGAGATGCTTGAAAACCTGGATGTGCTGATACTCGATGCGTTACGCCACAACCCTCATCCAACGCATTCCACCATCCAGAATTCTCTGGCTCTGGTCGAACGCCTCAAGCCATCTCGTGCTTATTTCACTCATATCGCCCACGAGCTGAGCCATGAAGAAACAAACGCTACCCTCCCGTCCAACGTGAGGTTGGCCTATGACGGCCTGGAAGTTAATCTGGACTGA
- a CDS encoding bifunctional riboflavin kinase/FAD synthetase has product MRVVLDLSELHEPLRKSAVTIGNFDGIHLGHRELLRRVVHSARDIGGTSVVVTFDPHPAQVLAPEHAPKTITPLALKTRLIEREGIDLLIVLRFTRELSLLSPAEFAGSILVEKLRAVSVHVGSNFRFGYQRAGDTSLLADLGRKSGFQVETLAMIKVRGYRVSSSHIRQFLSEGRVQTAGRMLGRPYGVSGPITPGEGVGHKETVPTLNLGPVEQQLPKIGVYITRTCVGGTVYDSVTNVGHKPTFGHHRLTVESFLLDFRGEIDAEEMDVEFLHRLRDEIKFPNAEALKRQIGQDIQRSVKFFRLAKRLSGTWSRPSHSTPAGT; this is encoded by the coding sequence ATGCGAGTTGTCCTCGACCTTTCGGAATTGCACGAGCCTCTTCGCAAAAGCGCTGTGACCATCGGCAACTTCGATGGAATTCACCTGGGCCACCGCGAACTGCTGCGGCGAGTGGTGCACTCGGCCCGGGATATTGGCGGGACCTCCGTGGTGGTCACATTTGACCCGCACCCGGCACAGGTTCTCGCTCCTGAGCACGCACCGAAAACCATCACCCCACTCGCATTAAAGACGCGTCTAATTGAGCGGGAGGGGATTGATCTGCTCATCGTCCTGCGTTTCACGCGTGAATTGTCCCTGCTTTCTCCTGCCGAATTCGCCGGCAGCATCCTGGTGGAGAAGCTCCGTGCTGTCTCCGTTCACGTAGGGTCAAACTTTCGATTTGGCTATCAACGAGCTGGAGATACTTCCTTACTTGCTGACCTCGGCAGGAAGAGTGGATTCCAAGTGGAAACGTTGGCCATGATCAAGGTGCGTGGTTATCGAGTCTCAAGCAGCCATATTCGTCAATTCCTTTCCGAGGGCCGCGTGCAAACCGCAGGCCGCATGTTGGGCAGGCCGTATGGGGTGAGTGGACCCATCACGCCGGGGGAAGGCGTGGGCCACAAGGAGACAGTCCCGACCCTTAATCTTGGCCCTGTTGAACAGCAGCTTCCCAAGATCGGCGTGTACATCACCCGCACCTGTGTGGGTGGCACGGTTTACGATTCGGTGACGAACGTTGGCCATAAGCCCACGTTCGGACATCACCGCCTGACCGTCGAGAGCTTCCTGCTCGATTTTCGTGGGGAGATCGATGCCGAAGAAATGGATGTTGAATTCCTCCACCGGTTGCGGGACGAAATCAAATTCCCAAATGCCGAGGCACTGAAACGGCAGATAGGACAAGATATCCAGAGATCAGTGAAATTCTTCCGCCTGGCGAAAAGGCTGAGCGGAACGTGGTCCCGGCCCAGCCATTCAACTCCTGCCGGCACGTAG
- a CDS encoding amidase, producing the protein MPKFQEFAFMDATRQAELVRRKEVAPLELVDAAIERIERMNPALNAVVTPMYEQAREIAQGVLPEGRFRGVPFLLKDLLASYAGVRMTCGSAFLRDFVPDHDSELVLRLKRTGLVIVGKTNTPELGIVPTTEPLLFGPARNPWDLRRSTGGSSGGSAAAVAAGIVSMAHANDGGGSIRIPASCCGVFGLKPTRARNPLGPDLGDMMGGLVAEHVVSRSVRDSAALLDAIAGPDVGDPYWAPPLVRHYVEEDGIDSGRLRIAFSTKAPTGAKIHPDCVEAVRDAAVLCADLGHEVSESAPEINGPLLVQAFTSVWAAGCAAGIGGFAFLTGRTPKPAFFEPLTWALYEMGHRTTGSTYLMSQAVLQQISRQIAWFMEKYDMWLTPTLAEPPLPLGSFDGTPDDPMRGFYRAVDYVPFTPIANATGQPAMSVPLFWNKEGLPVGVHFFGRFGDEGTLFRLARQLEAARPWAGRRPPVQG; encoded by the coding sequence ATGCCAAAGTTCCAGGAATTCGCCTTTATGGACGCAACCCGGCAGGCGGAACTGGTCCGCCGAAAGGAAGTTGCGCCTCTCGAGCTGGTTGACGCCGCAATCGAACGAATCGAGCGAATGAACCCCGCGCTGAATGCGGTGGTCACACCCATGTATGAGCAGGCGAGGGAAATCGCCCAGGGCGTTTTGCCGGAGGGCCGGTTCCGCGGGGTTCCCTTCCTTCTGAAAGATCTCCTGGCTTCCTATGCTGGCGTCCGTATGACCTGCGGGAGCGCGTTCTTACGGGACTTTGTACCTGACCACGACAGCGAACTTGTCCTTAGGCTGAAGCGGACAGGATTAGTTATCGTGGGCAAAACGAACACTCCTGAGCTTGGGATCGTTCCAACTACAGAACCACTGCTGTTCGGTCCAGCACGGAATCCCTGGGACCTTAGACGTTCAACAGGCGGATCGAGCGGGGGATCGGCGGCTGCTGTTGCGGCAGGCATCGTTTCCATGGCGCACGCGAATGACGGCGGTGGTTCCATTCGCATCCCAGCCTCCTGCTGCGGAGTTTTCGGATTGAAACCGACCCGGGCACGCAACCCTCTGGGGCCCGACCTGGGCGACATGATGGGAGGTCTTGTTGCCGAGCATGTCGTCTCACGTTCGGTCCGGGACAGCGCCGCCCTCCTGGATGCAATTGCTGGACCCGACGTTGGCGATCCTTACTGGGCACCGCCTCTTGTTCGGCACTATGTTGAGGAAGATGGGATCGATTCCGGCCGTCTGCGGATTGCCTTTTCAACGAAGGCGCCCACCGGCGCGAAGATTCATCCCGATTGTGTGGAGGCTGTTCGTGACGCTGCCGTCCTATGCGCTGATCTTGGACACGAGGTAAGCGAAAGCGCTCCGGAAATAAACGGGCCATTGCTGGTGCAGGCCTTTACATCCGTTTGGGCGGCGGGATGCGCCGCAGGGATTGGCGGATTTGCCTTTCTGACCGGCCGGACGCCAAAACCGGCTTTTTTCGAGCCTCTCACGTGGGCGCTTTACGAGATGGGCCACCGCACAACGGGATCGACTTACCTGATGTCACAGGCGGTCCTGCAGCAGATTTCGCGTCAAATTGCGTGGTTCATGGAAAAATATGACATGTGGCTGACTCCCACGCTTGCCGAACCGCCTCTGCCACTCGGCTCGTTCGATGGAACTCCGGATGATCCCATGCGTGGTTTTTACCGAGCGGTGGACTACGTTCCGTTCACTCCCATCGCCAATGCCACGGGCCAGCCCGCGATGTCGGTTCCACTTTTTTGGAACAAGGAAGGGCTGCCGGTAGGGGTCCACTTTTTTGGACGTTTTGGCGACGAGGGAACACTGTTCCGGCTCGCCAGGCAACTTGAAGCAGCACGCCCCTGGGCTGGCCGCCGGCCTCCTGTTCAGGGTTAG